A single Phragmites australis chromosome 4, lpPhrAust1.1, whole genome shotgun sequence DNA region contains:
- the LOC133915614 gene encoding chemocyanin-like — MAQGRGSAARGNSAVVLALVLLCVLLHGEFAESAVYSVGDRGGWSFNTAGWPRGKRFSAGDVLVFKYSPRAHNVVPVSAAGYNSCSTPRGARVLQTGNDRVTLRRGTNYFICSFPGHCQAGMKIAVTAA, encoded by the exons ATGGCTCAGGGAAGGGGCAGTGCTGCTCGTGGCAACAGCGCCGTCGTGCTGGCGCTGGTCCTCCTCTGCGTGCTCCTCCACGGGGAGTTCGCCGAGTCGGCGGTGTACTCAGTCGGCGACCGCGGCGGGTGGAGCTTCAACACCGCCGGATGGCCCAGGGGCAAGCGCTTCAGCGCCGGGGACGTGCTGG TGTTCAAGTACAGCCCGAGGGCGCACAACGTGGTGCCCGTGAGCGCGGCGGGGTACAACTCGTGCAGCACCCCGAGGGGCGCCAGGGTGCTCCAGACCGGCAACGACCGCGTCACGCTGAGGCGCGGCACCAACTACTTCATCTGCAGCTTCCCCGGGCACTGCCAGGCCGGCATGAAGATCGCCGTCACCGCGGCCTGA
- the LOC133914169 gene encoding basic blue protein-like: MARGRGSAAGAGRAIAMAFAVACCCILAGCGVADAAATYYVGDGNGWSLSSPSWPNGKHFHAGDTLVFRYIPWVHNVVAVNEDGYNSCTTPPGSRTYTSGDDRVRLAEGDNFFICTRFGHCNLGMKLVVYAA, translated from the exons ATGGCTCGGGGAAGAGGCAGTGCAGCGGGTGCAGGGCGAGCCATTGCCATGGCCTTCGCCGTTGCCTGCTGCTGCATTCTTGCCGGCTGCGGCGTCGCCGATGCAGCAGCCACCTACTACGTCGGGGACGGCAACGGCTGGTCCCTCAGCAGCCCTAGCTGGCCCAACGGCAAGCATTTCCACGCCGGAGACACCCTTG TGTTCAGATACATTCCCTGGGTGCACAACGTGGTGGCTGTCAACGAGGACGGGTACAACAGCTGCACCACGCCGCCGGGGTCGCGGACCTACACGTCCGGCGACGACCGCGTCAGGCTCGCCGAGGGGGACAACTTCTTCATCTGCACACGATTCGGCCACTGCAACCTCGGCATGAAGCTCGTGGTTTATGCCGCGTGA